The stretch of DNA ATCCGGTGGGGGAAAAACGGGGAAGACGGGCCATGACAGGTCGTGCGGGCTGCGATGCCCGCATCATAGCCTGATCCGTCCCTAATTTTCAGGGCGCGGTGCCCTCGCTGACCGCGAAGATGCGGCGATGTTCGCGGATGGCGTAGCGGTCGGTCATGCCGGCAATGTAATGGGCAATCAGCCGCGACTGGTCGCCGCCATGGCTGGCCTGGTACTGCGGCGGCAGCAGGCGCGGATCGGACATGAAGGCCTGGAACAGGTCGCCGACGATGCGCTGCGCCTTGGCCGACATCCGCATCACCAGGTAATGCCGGTACAGGTGCCGGAACAGGAAGCGCTTGAGCGCCGCGGCTTCCTCGTGGATCTGCGCACTGAAGCCGACCAGCGGCCCGGCGGCCCGCACCGCGTCGATATTGCGCGGGTTGGTGTCGGCGATATTGCGGCTGGTGGTTTCGATCAGGTCGACGATCAGCGTGTTGATCATGCGCCGGACCGTCTCGTTGATGGCGCGCCGGCCATTGATGCCGGGGAAGGCCTCGGCCACCTCGGCCCGGTGGCGGCCCCACATCGGCACCTCGTCGAGCTGCTCCAGCGTCAGCAGCCCGGAGCGCAGGCCGTCGTCGATGTCGTGGTTGTTGTAGGCGATCTCGTCGGCAAGGTTGGCCAGCTGGGCCTCCAGCGACGGTTGCGTGCCCTCCAGGAAGCGCCGGCCCAGCTCGCCCAGCGCCGACGCATTGACGCGCGAGCAATGCTTGAGGATGCCCTCGCGCGTCTCGAAGGTCAGGTTCAGGCCGTTGAAGCCGCCGTAGCGCTCTTCCAGCTCGTCCACCACCAGCAGGCTCTGCAGGTTGTGCTCGAAGCCGCCGTGGTTCTTCATGCACTGGTTCAGCGCGTCCTGCCCGGCGTGGCCAAACGGGGTGTGCCCCAGGTCGTGCGCCAGCGAGATCGCCTCGACCAGGTCCTCGTTCAGGCGCAGGTTGCGCGCGATCGAGCGGGCGATCTGCGCCACTTCCAGGCTGTGGGTGAGCCGGGTGCGGAACAGGTCGCCCTCGTGGTTGACGAAGACCTGGGTCTTGTACTCGAGCCGCCGGAACGCCGTGCTGTGGATCACGCGGTCGCGGTCGCGCTGGAATTCGCTGCGCGACAGCGACGCGGGTTCGGCGTGCACGCGCCCGCGCGTCTGCGCGGAGCGGGCGGCGTACGGGGCGAGGTGGCTTTCAAAGTCGGTCATGCGGCGCGTCCGGTGGCTGGGTCGGGTGGCGAGGCATAACCGATCGGTCAGGCGACCGGTGCCTCGGTGGGAGGTTTCAGGACGGCGTGGGCCAGCGTCGCGCGCAGATCCGTGTCCGGCACGCTGGTAATGAACGCCTCGCCGAGCTTCTTCAGCAGGATGAACTTGATGCTGCCGGCCTCGGCCTTCTTGTCGACCTTCATCAGTTCGATATAGCGGTCGGCGCCCAGTTCCGGCGCCACCACCGGCAGCATCGCCGCCTGCGTCAGCGTGCGCACGCGCGCCAGCGTCTCGATATCGATAAAGCCCAGCCGGTGCGACAGGTCGGCGGCCATCACCATGCCGCAGCCCACGGCTTCGCCGTGCAGCCAGGCGCCGTAGCCCATGCCGGCCTCGATCGCGTGGCCGAAGGTATGGCCGAAATTGAGGATGGCACGCAGTCCGCCCTCGCGCTCGTCCTGCGCCACCACGCCCGCCTTGATCTCGCATGAGCGCTGCACGGCAACCGCCATCAGCTCCGGGTCGCAGGCATTCAGTGCCTGGATGTTGCGCTCGATCCAGGCGAAGTACTCGGCGTCGGCAATGGCGCCGTGCTTGATCACCTCGGCCATGCCCGCCGCCAGTTCGCGCGGCGGCAGCGTGCGCAGCGTGTCGATGTCGGCGATCACCGCGTTGGGCTGGTGGAACGCGCCGATCATGTTCTTGCCGAGCGGGTGGTTGATGCCGGTCTTGCCGCCCACCGACGAATCGACCTGCGCCAGCAGCGTGGTCGGCATCTGCACGAACGGCACGCCGCGCATGTAGCAGGCGGCGGCAAACCCGGTCATGTCGCCCACCACGCCGCCGCCCAGCGCCACCAGCGTGGTCTTGCGGTCGGCGCCTGCCTGCAGCAAGGCATCGAAGATGCGGTTCAGCGTTTCCCAGTGCTTGAAGGCCTCGCCGTCGGGCAGCGTGACGGTGCGCACGGTCTTGCCCAGCGCCGCCAGCGCGGCCTCGACGCGCGCCGCATAGAGCGGGCCGACGGTTTCATTGGTGACGATGACGGCGTGCCGGCCGCGCACGTGCGGGCGCAGCAGCTCGGCGTTGTCGAGCAGGCCGGTGCCGATATGGATGGGGTAGCTGCGCTCGCCCAGGTCGACTTCAAGGGTAATCATGGATTGGGGTCCTGCGCCGGCGGCCCGGCATCGCCCGCGGGCGGGGACGCCGGCTGCGGGGGATCGATCCGGAAACCGGCCATTTCAAGTTGCATCAACACCATATTAGCAAGCTGCGCCACCGAGGGCTTGCCGGTTTCGATGATGAAGTCGGCGACTTCGCGGTACAGCGGATCGCGCTCGGCGTACAGCGCCTCGAGCTTGCCCTTGGGATCCTCGGTCTGCAGCAGCGGGCGGTTGCGGTCGTGCCGGGTACGCAGCCACAGGTCGTGCGGGCTGGCGCGCAGGTATACGACCGTGCCGCGGGACTTCAGCACCTCGCGGTTCTCGGCGCGCAGCACCGCGCCGCCGCCGGTGGCCAGCACGATGCCCTGGCGCTGCGCCAGTTCGCGGATCATCGCGGCCTCGCGGTCGCGGAAGCCGGCCTCGCCCTCGAGTTCGAAGATCACCGGGATGCGCACGCCGCAGTGCGCCTCCAGTTCGTGGTCGGAATCGAAGAACGGATAGTGCAGGCGCCGCGCCACCGTGCGGCCCACGGTGGTCTTGCCGGCGCCCATCAGGCCGACGAAAAAGAGGTTGGGTCGATCGGATTCCGGGCGGTCGGCATCGGATCGTTCGGCTTCGCGCCGATCCGGCGCCTGGCGCTGCGCCGCCGGCCCTGTCGCTGAGGCTGTCACGGGACTGTGGTTCGGGAGCGCGGCATGCGGGCCGTCCTCCCCGGTTGGGAACTGCATCATCTTCTTATGTTGTGGCGCGGCCGGCAAGTGCCGAATGCGGCATAGGCCGCATTTCTCGCCGTCGCGCATGCATTCCGGGCCGGGGCCAGGCCCGGCTGCTTGCGGCGCGCGGCGCAAAAAAAGGCCGCATCGGTCGATGCGGCCTGCCAGTCTACTGTATCCGGCGCCCGGCGCTACCTGAGCGACACGCTTTCGTTGAGGATGCGCGGGGTCAGGAACACCAGCAGCTCGGTCCGGTTGCGGACCTTGGCGTTGTTCTTGAACAGGTAGCCGAGCACCGGGATATCGCCCAGCAGCGGCACCTTGTCGACGTCGGTGGACTCGGTCTGGGTGTAGATACCGCCAATCACCACGGTGCCGCCGTTCTCGACCAGCACCTGGGTCTGCACATGCTTGGTGTCGATGGCAAAGCCCGAGGTGGTCTGGATCCCCACGCTGTCCTTGTTCACGTCCACGTCGAGCAGCACGTTGCCTTCGGGCGTGATCTGCGGCGTCACCTCGAGCTTCAGGTTGGCCTTGCGGAACTGCACCGAGGTGGCACCGCTGGACGTGGCGGCCTGGTAAGGCAGTTCGGTACCCTGCTCGATCAGCGCCTTGATGTTGTTGGCCGTGACCACGCGCGGGCTGGAAATGATCTTGCCCTTGCCGTCCGCCTCCAGCGCCGACAATTCCAGTGCCAGGAAGCGCGTGGCGGCGCTGTTGAACAGGCTCACCGCGATATTGGCCGGGTTGGTGCCGTTGATGGATCCGGCCGGCAGGCTCAGGAACGGGCCGTTGTCGGAGGTCGCCCCCGGCAGCACGTTGTTGTAGGTGTTGCCGACGCGGGCATTGTTGTACTGCCCGGCAAAGCCCAGCTTGACGCCCAGGTTGCGGCTGAAGGTATCGGTGGCCTCGACGATGCGCGCCTCGATGATGACCTGGCGCACCGGAATGTCGATCTTGCCGATAAAGCTCTGCACCTCTTCCAGCTTGGAGGCGATATCCGACACAAAGAGCTGGTTGGTGCGCGCATCGGCCGTCAGCGAACCGCGCCTGGACAGCATGCGCGTGCTGGCGCCCGCCGCCCCCGCGGACCCGATGGGCGCGGCCGCGCCGCCGCCGGCGCCCATGCCCAGCAGCATCCTGCGCACGTCCTCGGCGCGCTGGTAATTGAGCTGGAACACCTGGCTGCGGATCGGCTCGAGGTCATTGATCTGCTGCTGCGACTCGAGCTCCAGCTTCTCCTTGGTCTGCAGCTCGGCCCTGGGCGCCACCCACAGCACATTGCCGTTGCGGCGCGAGGCCAGCCCCTTCGCATCCATCACGATCTGCAGCGCCTGGTCCCACGGCACGTCCTTGAGCCGCAGCGTGATGTTGCCCTGCACGCTTTCGCTGGTGATGATGTTCAGGTTGGTAAAGTCGGCGAACACCTGCAGCAGCGAGCGGATGTCGATGTTCTGGAAGTTCAGCGACAGGCGCTCGCCGCGGTAGCCCGGGCCGCTGATCAGCTTGGTGGGGTCTTCCTTGACCGGCCGGACCTCGACCACGAACTGGGTGTCGGTCTGGTACGAGCTGTATTCCCAGTTGCCGCGCGGCTCGATGGTCAGGCGCGCATTGCCGTTGGCGTCGGAGGCGCGCATGCCCTGCACCGGCGAGCCATAGTCGCTGACGTCGAAGTGCCGCCGCAGGTTCTCCGGCAGCGTGGTGCCGAGGAAATCGACCACCACGTTCTTGCCCTGTTGCGCGATATTGATGCCCGACTCGCGCGAGGACAGGTCCACCACCACGCGCCCGGCGCCGTCCGCGCCCCGGCGGAAGTCGATAGCACGCACCGACGGCCGCCCCGCCGCGGCGCCAGGCGCCGTCGCGGCCGGCGCGAAGGTCGGCGCGGCACTCTTGGCCGCCGGCGCCACGTTGTCCAGCGACACCACGAAGACATTGCCGCGCTGGTCGGTGCGATACGTGGCGCTGCGCGTCAGGTCGAGGATCAACCGCGTGCGGTCGCCGATCTGCATCACATTGGCAGACTTGACCAGCTTGCCGCCGTATTCATATTGCGCGCGCCGCTCGGCAAAGCCGGTATCGAAGAAATCGATCGCGAGCCGGGCCGGGTTCTGCGTGGTGAAGTCCGCCGGCTTCTGCGCCAGCGGCCGTTCCAGTTCGACCACCAGCACGGTCTGTTCCCCGGTCGTGCTGACGTCCACCGACTTGATCCGGTTGGCTTGCGCCAGCGCAGCCGGTGCGGCGAGCGCAAGCCATAGCGCCAGCGCGGTGGCCATGGTCCTCATCACGGCGCCCGCGCGCGCACGATACCAGCGCGCGGGGGTCATGCCGCCGCGTCCAGCTTCAGGCTGGTCATTTTCTCTTTCCACTCGGATACCCCCTCCCGGACCAATTCGCGCAACACGATCTCCTGATCGGTGATGCGGACCACCCGGCCATAGCTCTGGCCGAGATACTGACCCACCTTCACATGGTGGATCTTGTTATCAACACGGACGATGCCGAAGGTTTCCCCCTGCTTCTTCATCATCCCGAGCATCTTGAAGTTTTCGAGCGGATAGTCCTCGAGCGGCTCGCGGCGCCGGCCGGCTTCGGGCGAATCGGCCAGGGTCTTGTTCAGTTCGCCGATCTTGGCCTGCGCGAACGGCTCGGGCGCGCTGGCCGCGGCGTATTCGCGCGGCACGTAGGGGCGGGCGTCGGGCACGGGCTCGGGCGGCTTGGTGCGGGCGCTGCGGGTCGCTTCCATCCACTGGCGCAGCGCATCCTCATCGCTGGCGCCGCAGGCGCCCAGCAAGCCGAGCGCCAGCGCCGCCGCCAGCGTGCGCCGCGACGCGGTCCAGGCCAGGGCGCGGGTTCGAACGGCACGGCTCATTTCGGACCTCCCGCCTTGGCGGCCGCCGCGGCCGCGGCGGCCTTGCGTTGCGCCGCCTGTTCTTCCGCGTCGAGCGCGCGGTAGGCCATCGCCACCGCCTCCATCGACAGCCCGCCATCCTTGGTATTGGCCAGCTGCAGGTTCTGCATCGACACGATCCGCGACAGCGCCGCGACGTCGGCATTGAACTGAGCCACCTCGTGATAGCGCCCGGTGACCCGCAGGTTCACCGGAATCTCGGCAAAGTAGGGCTTGATCACCGCCGCCTGCGGCTTGAACAGCTCGAATTGCAGCCCCCGCGCGACGCCGGCATGGTTGACGTCGGCCAGCAGCGCATCCATTTCCGTCTTGTTGGGCAGCTGCCGCTCCAGCAGCGCCACGCGCTGCTCGACCTGCTTCTTCTGCTCGCGCAGCGCCTCGAGATTGGCCACCTGCGCCACCTTGGACTGGTACGCCTGCTTCAGGCTTTCCTGCTCCTGGCGCTGGCGCTCGAGTTCTTCGAACTTTGCGCTCCAGTAGAACTGCCAGCCCAGCAGCAGCACCACCGCCGCGGCCAGGATCGCGAACAGCACGCGCGGCGCGGCCGGCCAGGTCTCCGGCTCGTTCAGGTTGAGCCCGCGGAACTGGCTGGTCAGGTCAGCCAGGTTGATTTCGGTATTGAGCGCCATGGTCAGGCCTTTCCGCCCGCGGGTGCGGGGGCGGGGACAGGTACGGCGGCAGGGGCCGAAGCGCCCGCGGCAGCCTTCTTGCCGTCGGCCGGGACCTCCGGCGCGCGGTACGCGAAGCGCATCGAGAAATCGAACAGCCGGCGCTGCTCGCGCAGGTTGTTGGTCATGGTGACCGCCTTGGACTCGACCAGCTCGGCCTTGTCGAGCCAGGCCACCCCGCCCAGGTTGCGCAGCAGCTCGGAAATGCGTTCGTTGGACTGCGCCACGCCGGCAATGGTGAAGGCCTCGCCGGCCTGCTTCAGGCTGGTCAGGTAGACGCCTTCCGGCACCTGCCGCACCAGTTCCTCGAGCAGCTGCACCGGGCGGTTGCGCTCGGTCTGCAGGCTTTCGACGGCCTTCTGGCGCTGCAGCAGCGCGTCGATGTCTTTCTTCAGCGTGTTGACTTCGCGGATCTGCCCGTCAAGCCGGGCGTTTTCCGCGCTCAGCACCTGGTTGAGCGCCACCACGGACGCGATGCGCCCGTCGATATAGACGCCGCCCAGCAGCACCACCGCCGCGCCCGCCGCGGCCGCCGCGCCCAGCATGGTGTAGACCTTCTTGCGCCGCGCCGCCTTGCGGGCTTCATGGTAGGGCAGCAGGTTGACCGAAGGCAGTGTGTTCGTTGACATCTCATGCCTCCGGTACGTTATTGCAGGCCGCGCAGGGCCAGGCCGGCACTGACGATATACGCCGGCAGGTCGCGCTGCAGGTAGCGCTCGTTGACCTTGGCGTTGGTCGCCATGTTGGCGAACGGATTCGCCAGCGTGGTGGTGATCTTGGTCTGGTGCTGGATTGCCGCCTGCACGCCGAACAGCGATGCATGCCCGCCCGACAGCAGGATCTCGTCGACCCGGCCCAGGCTGGAACTGGCGATGAAGTTGCCGATCGCGGACTGCACTTCCATGGCGAGGGCATCGAGCGATGGCTTGAGCAACTGGGCGCGCCAGGCCTCGGGCAGCGTGTTCTTGCGCTTCTTGATCTCGGCCTTGAGCGCGTCGAGCGTGAACATGCGCGCGGCGCTTTGGGTAAGCTGGTCGCCGTAGCTGTTCAGCGGCTGTTCGTAGAGTTCTTTCCAGCCCTGGTAGAAGATGGCCTTGGAGCGGCTGCCGCCCAGGTGGACCAC from Cupriavidus taiwanensis encodes:
- the aroB gene encoding 3-dehydroquinate synthase — its product is MITLEVDLGERSYPIHIGTGLLDNAELLRPHVRGRHAVIVTNETVGPLYAARVEAALAALGKTVRTVTLPDGEAFKHWETLNRIFDALLQAGADRKTTLVALGGGVVGDMTGFAAACYMRGVPFVQMPTTLLAQVDSSVGGKTGINHPLGKNMIGAFHQPNAVIADIDTLRTLPPRELAAGMAEVIKHGAIADAEYFAWIERNIQALNACDPELMAVAVQRSCEIKAGVVAQDEREGGLRAILNFGHTFGHAIEAGMGYGAWLHGEAVGCGMVMAADLSHRLGFIDIETLARVRTLTQAAMLPVVAPELGADRYIELMKVDKKAEAGSIKFILLKKLGEAFITSVPDTDLRATLAHAVLKPPTEAPVA
- a CDS encoding deoxyguanosinetriphosphate triphosphohydrolase, which gives rise to MTDRLCLATRPSHRTRRMTDFESHLAPYAARSAQTRGRVHAEPASLSRSEFQRDRDRVIHSTAFRRLEYKTQVFVNHEGDLFRTRLTHSLEVAQIARSIARNLRLNEDLVEAISLAHDLGHTPFGHAGQDALNQCMKNHGGFEHNLQSLLVVDELEERYGGFNGLNLTFETREGILKHCSRVNASALGELGRRFLEGTQPSLEAQLANLADEIAYNNHDIDDGLRSGLLTLEQLDEVPMWGRHRAEVAEAFPGINGRRAINETVRRMINTLIVDLIETTSRNIADTNPRNIDAVRAAGPLVGFSAQIHEEAAALKRFLFRHLYRHYLVMRMSAKAQRIVGDLFQAFMSDPRLLPPQYQASHGGDQSRLIAHYIAGMTDRYAIREHRRIFAVSEGTAP
- a CDS encoding shikimate kinase; the encoded protein is MTASATGPAAQRQAPDRREAERSDADRPESDRPNLFFVGLMGAGKTTVGRTVARRLHYPFFDSDHELEAHCGVRIPVIFELEGEAGFRDREAAMIRELAQRQGIVLATGGGAVLRAENREVLKSRGTVVYLRASPHDLWLRTRHDRNRPLLQTEDPKGKLEALYAERDPLYREVADFIIETGKPSVAQLANMVLMQLEMAGFRIDPPQPASPPAGDAGPPAQDPNP
- a CDS encoding type 4a pilus biogenesis protein PilO encodes the protein MALNTEINLADLTSQFRGLNLNEPETWPAAPRVLFAILAAAVVLLLGWQFYWSAKFEELERQRQEQESLKQAYQSKVAQVANLEALREQKKQVEQRVALLERQLPNKTEMDALLADVNHAGVARGLQFELFKPQAAVIKPYFAEIPVNLRVTGRYHEVAQFNADVAALSRIVSMQNLQLANTKDGGLSMEAVAMAYRALDAEEQAAQRKAAAAAAAAKAGGPK
- a CDS encoding PilN domain-containing protein, coding for MSTNTLPSVNLLPYHEARKAARRKKVYTMLGAAAAAGAAVVLLGGVYIDGRIASVVALNQVLSAENARLDGQIREVNTLKKDIDALLQRQKAVESLQTERNRPVQLLEELVRQVPEGVYLTSLKQAGEAFTIAGVAQSNERISELLRNLGGVAWLDKAELVESKAVTMTNNLREQRRLFDFSMRFAYRAPEVPADGKKAAAGASAPAAVPVPAPAPAGGKA
- a CDS encoding pilus assembly protein PilP gives rise to the protein MSRAVRTRALAWTASRRTLAAALALGLLGACGASDEDALRQWMEATRSARTKPPEPVPDARPYVPREYAAASAPEPFAQAKIGELNKTLADSPEAGRRREPLEDYPLENFKMLGMMKKQGETFGIVRVDNKIHHVKVGQYLGQSYGRVVRITDQEIVLRELVREGVSEWKEKMTSLKLDAAA
- the pilQ gene encoding type IV pilus secretin PilQ, which encodes MTPARWYRARAGAVMRTMATALALWLALAAPAALAQANRIKSVDVSTTGEQTVLVVELERPLAQKPADFTTQNPARLAIDFFDTGFAERRAQYEYGGKLVKSANVMQIGDRTRLILDLTRSATYRTDQRGNVFVVSLDNVAPAAKSAAPTFAPAATAPGAAAGRPSVRAIDFRRGADGAGRVVVDLSSRESGINIAQQGKNVVVDFLGTTLPENLRRHFDVSDYGSPVQGMRASDANGNARLTIEPRGNWEYSSYQTDTQFVVEVRPVKEDPTKLISGPGYRGERLSLNFQNIDIRSLLQVFADFTNLNIITSESVQGNITLRLKDVPWDQALQIVMDAKGLASRRNGNVLWVAPRAELQTKEKLELESQQQINDLEPIRSQVFQLNYQRAEDVRRMLLGMGAGGGAAAPIGSAGAAGASTRMLSRRGSLTADARTNQLFVSDIASKLEEVQSFIGKIDIPVRQVIIEARIVEATDTFSRNLGVKLGFAGQYNNARVGNTYNNVLPGATSDNGPFLSLPAGSINGTNPANIAVSLFNSAATRFLALELSALEADGKGKIISSPRVVTANNIKALIEQGTELPYQAATSSGATSVQFRKANLKLEVTPQITPEGNVLLDVDVNKDSVGIQTTSGFAIDTKHVQTQVLVENGGTVVIGGIYTQTESTDVDKVPLLGDIPVLGYLFKNNAKVRNRTELLVFLTPRILNESVSLR